Proteins encoded within one genomic window of Nordella sp. HKS 07:
- a CDS encoding TfuA-like protein yields the protein MTAPLPVVFLGPTLSVAEASNIADAVYLPPATQGAILTAVRRHDASAILIIDGVFQSEPAVRHKEILWALDRGIAVLGAASMGALRAAELDRFGMVGVGLIYRWYRRWPGAPDDAVAVVHTPPELGAQALTVALIDLLMTIRRGSRLGVIDAGQRSLLEKQARALNFRDRTLANVAAAGRLEAGRLAACLVEQKKQDAVAALRHLGKVNPPPRRNKFVWTTNFVRDLEHAKIPLPDDATFPTDFPHGRFVP from the coding sequence ATGACAGCGCCGTTGCCGGTCGTCTTTCTAGGTCCGACGCTTTCGGTGGCGGAGGCAAGTAATATCGCCGATGCCGTCTATCTTCCACCCGCCACGCAAGGCGCGATCTTGACCGCGGTGCGCCGCCACGATGCCAGCGCCATCCTGATCATCGACGGTGTGTTCCAGTCCGAACCGGCCGTCCGGCACAAGGAAATCCTGTGGGCGCTCGACCGGGGCATCGCGGTTCTGGGGGCCGCGAGCATGGGCGCGCTCAGGGCGGCCGAGCTCGATCGCTTCGGCATGGTCGGTGTCGGCCTCATCTATCGCTGGTACCGGCGCTGGCCGGGCGCCCCCGATGATGCTGTTGCGGTAGTGCACACGCCACCGGAGCTCGGAGCCCAGGCGCTCACCGTCGCTCTGATCGACCTTCTGATGACGATCAGGCGCGGCAGCCGGTTGGGGGTCATCGACGCCGGCCAGCGATCCCTGCTGGAGAAGCAGGCGCGCGCGCTCAATTTCCGCGACCGCACCTTGGCCAATGTCGCCGCCGCGGGCCGGCTCGAGGCGGGCCGGCTGGCGGCCTGTCTTGTCGAACAGAAGAAACAGGACGCCGTCGCGGCACTGCGCCATCTCGGCAAGGTCAACCCGCCGCCGCGCCGGAACAAGTTCGTGTGGACGACCAATTTCGTGCGCGACCTCGAGCATGCGAAAATCCCGCTGCCGGACGATGCCACATTCCCAACCGACTTTCCCCATGGTAGGTTTGTGCCATGA
- a CDS encoding GNAT family N-acetyltransferase, whose amino-acid sequence MLRCGMDQLRVATPEDRAKVSELLGLSYAALMAEAYPADLLVRALPSITKANLTLLASGRYAVIEEETGRLVACGGWSVDRPGSHEVMPGLAHIRHFAVHPERVRHGLGRRLYAWCEDAARAAGMTAFECHASLNAEGFYRALGFARSREMSLQLTADVTLPAIEMKSSLLYSESLPPR is encoded by the coding sequence ATGCTCAGATGCGGCATGGACCAGTTGCGGGTGGCGACACCGGAAGACCGGGCGAAAGTGAGCGAATTGCTGGGCCTCTCCTACGCGGCGCTGATGGCGGAGGCCTATCCGGCCGACCTTCTGGTGCGAGCTCTGCCCTCGATCACGAAGGCCAATCTCACCCTTCTCGCGTCGGGGCGTTATGCGGTGATCGAGGAGGAAACAGGCCGGCTCGTCGCCTGTGGCGGCTGGAGCGTCGATCGGCCCGGCTCACACGAGGTGATGCCGGGCCTCGCCCATATAAGGCATTTCGCTGTCCATCCCGAGAGAGTCCGGCACGGACTGGGGCGCCGGCTTTACGCATGGTGCGAAGACGCCGCTCGCGCCGCCGGGATGACGGCATTCGAGTGCCATGCGAGCCTGAATGCCGAAGGCTTCTACCGGGCGCTCGGCTTCGCCCGCAGCCGGGAGATGAGCCTGCAGCTGACCGCGGACGTGACGCTCCCGGCCATCGAGATGAAATCCAGCCTGCTCTATTCGGAAAGCCTGCCGCCGCGATGA
- a CDS encoding acyltransferase family protein: MLTGATSSAATRIDWVDYAKGICIILVVMMHSTLGVEKAAGELSWLNGFIEWARPFRMPDFFLISGLFLAARIDRPWRTYLDTKLLHFAYFYILWMTIQYGMKSWGIIQAEGPLAALQAYGLGFVQPFGTLWFIYLLAIFFVAAKALRRFPPLLVFAVAAVLEMAPIETGWLVIDEFAGRFVYFFAGYWLAPHIFAFAREVGGLNPLAILAGLLAWGAINGILVVRGWSHLPGIGLALGFIGASAVISASVLLARVKLAGVIRYCGQQSIVIYLAFFMFMAATRTVLLKTGLVDDLALVSLIVTLAGVAGPVLLYLAVRKTPLSFLFIRPQWARLPATLRKSELVSSQPGRLEA; the protein is encoded by the coding sequence ATGTTGACGGGGGCTACTTCATCGGCGGCAACGCGGATCGACTGGGTCGATTACGCCAAGGGCATCTGTATCATTCTGGTCGTCATGATGCATTCGACGCTCGGCGTCGAAAAGGCGGCCGGCGAGCTGTCATGGCTCAACGGCTTCATCGAATGGGCGAGGCCCTTCCGCATGCCGGACTTCTTCCTGATTTCGGGCCTGTTTCTCGCCGCCCGCATCGACCGCCCCTGGCGCACCTATCTCGACACCAAGCTGTTGCACTTCGCCTATTTCTACATCCTGTGGATGACCATCCAATACGGCATGAAGAGCTGGGGCATCATCCAGGCGGAGGGACCGCTCGCCGCCCTTCAGGCCTATGGCCTGGGCTTCGTCCAACCCTTCGGCACCTTGTGGTTCATCTATCTGCTCGCCATCTTCTTCGTCGCCGCCAAGGCCCTGCGCCGCTTTCCCCCGCTTCTCGTCTTCGCGGTGGCCGCTGTGCTCGAAATGGCGCCGATCGAGACCGGCTGGCTCGTTATCGACGAATTCGCCGGCCGCTTCGTCTATTTCTTCGCCGGCTACTGGCTGGCGCCGCACATCTTCGCTTTCGCCCGCGAGGTCGGCGGCCTCAACCCGCTCGCCATCCTGGCCGGCCTCCTCGCCTGGGGCGCCATCAATGGCATATTGGTGGTTAGGGGCTGGTCGCATCTGCCGGGCATCGGCCTCGCCTTGGGCTTCATCGGCGCCAGCGCCGTCATCTCGGCGAGCGTTCTCCTGGCGCGCGTCAAGCTCGCCGGCGTCATCCGCTATTGCGGCCAGCAATCCATCGTCATCTATCTCGCCTTCTTCATGTTCATGGCCGCCACCCGCACCGTGCTGCTCAAGACCGGCCTCGTCGACGATCTGGCCCTCGTCTCGCTCATCGTCACCCTGGCGGGCGTCGCGGGGCCGGTGCTCCTCTATCTCGCGGTGCGCAAGACACCTCTGAGCTTCCTCTTCATCCGCCCGCAATGGGCGCGCCTGCCTGCGACCCTGCGTAAGTCAGAACTTGTCAGCAGTCAGCCGGGAAGACTGGAAGCGTAA
- the polA gene encoding DNA polymerase I: protein MSQHRPLKSGDHVYLIDGSGYIFRAYHALPPLTRKSDGLPVGAVQGFCNMLWKLLKDMKAGEKPTHLAVIFDKSEQTFRKRIYPDYKAHRPDPPADLIPQFGLIRQATRAFNVACVEQDDFEADDLIATYARQAAEVGATVRIVSSDKDLMQLVRKGVALYDTMKDKELGEAEVLEKFGVAPDKVIDVQALAGDSVDNVPGVPGIGVKTGAQLITEYGSLEDLLARAAEIKQPKRRESLIQYADQARISKQLVTLEQNVPVDHKLDTFLVDEPRAADLIGFCKTMEFSSLMRRVAADLEADAAAIEAIAVEIKGWPPEGVEGAPPPAPAAARPAAKAEKAKPAAAAPADVKPVPGALAERLRALAVKYDDYKTVTSKDALERWVERIRAQGYVALDTQTTSLDPMQANVAGISLSVDAGQACYIPVGHRTSDGLDFSGNEITQLAIADAVSLLKPVLEDPSILKIGQNLKYDLLIFRRLGIEVASIEDTMLMSYALESGLNGHGMEELSEKHLGHKPIAYKEVAGSGKSGVTFDKVPLDRATHYAAEDADITLRLWMLFKERLAREHKTTVYQTLERPLVPVLANMEREGILVDRAVLARLSGEFAASGADIEKQVYELAGERFNIGSPKQLGDILFGRMGLPGGRKTATGAWSTDSDVLEDLATQGIEFARKVLDWRQLAKLRSTYTDALPSFINPDTGRVHTSYAMAATSTGRLASTDPNLQNIPVRTEEGRRIRAAFIAPKGAKLISADYSQIELRVLAHVADIPQLRKAFADRLDIHAMTASEMFGVPVKGMDPLVRRQAKAINFGIIYGISAFGLANQLSISREEAGNYIKTYFQRFPGIRDYMEETKKRAREKGYVETIFGRRCHFPRITSPNASERSFMERASINAPIQGAAADIIRRAMIRMPAALAKAGLGARMLLQVHDELIFEAVDAEIEAVKELVRDVMEKAPEPAVKLAVPLQVDARAADNWEAAH, encoded by the coding sequence ATGTCCCAACATCGCCCCCTCAAATCCGGCGATCATGTCTATCTGATCGACGGCTCCGGTTATATTTTTCGCGCCTATCATGCCTTGCCGCCCTTGACGCGCAAGAGCGACGGCCTGCCTGTCGGCGCCGTCCAGGGCTTCTGCAACATGCTGTGGAAGCTGCTCAAGGACATGAAGGCGGGCGAAAAGCCCACGCACCTCGCGGTCATCTTCGACAAGTCGGAACAGACCTTCCGCAAGCGCATCTATCCCGACTACAAGGCGCACCGGCCCGATCCGCCGGCCGACCTCATCCCGCAATTCGGCCTCATCCGCCAGGCCACCCGCGCCTTCAACGTCGCCTGCGTCGAGCAGGATGATTTCGAGGCCGACGATCTCATCGCCACCTATGCGCGCCAAGCCGCCGAGGTCGGCGCCACGGTGCGCATCGTCTCCTCCGACAAGGACCTCATGCAGCTCGTGCGCAAGGGCGTGGCGCTCTATGACACGATGAAGGATAAGGAACTCGGCGAGGCCGAGGTGCTGGAGAAGTTCGGCGTGGCGCCCGACAAGGTCATCGACGTCCAGGCGCTTGCCGGCGATTCGGTCGACAACGTGCCGGGCGTGCCGGGCATCGGGGTCAAGACCGGCGCCCAGCTCATCACCGAATATGGCTCGCTCGAGGATCTCCTGGCGCGCGCCGCCGAGATCAAGCAGCCGAAGCGGCGCGAAAGCCTCATCCAATATGCCGACCAGGCGCGCATCTCCAAGCAGCTCGTGACGCTCGAGCAGAATGTGCCGGTCGATCACAAGCTCGATACGTTCCTCGTCGACGAGCCCCGTGCCGCCGATCTGATCGGCTTTTGCAAGACGATGGAATTCTCCTCGCTCATGCGTCGTGTCGCCGCCGATCTCGAGGCCGATGCGGCGGCGATCGAGGCCATCGCGGTCGAGATCAAGGGCTGGCCGCCCGAAGGCGTCGAGGGAGCGCCACCGCCCGCACCTGCTGCCGCGAGGCCTGCGGCCAAGGCGGAAAAGGCGAAGCCAGCCGCGGCTGCGCCTGCTGATGTGAAGCCCGTGCCCGGCGCCCTGGCGGAAAGGCTCCGCGCGCTCGCGGTCAAATATGATGACTATAAGACGGTCACGAGCAAGGATGCGCTCGAGCGCTGGGTCGAGCGCATCCGTGCGCAAGGTTACGTGGCGCTCGACACCCAGACGACCTCGCTCGATCCGATGCAGGCCAATGTCGCCGGCATCTCGCTCAGCGTCGATGCCGGCCAGGCCTGCTACATCCCGGTGGGCCACCGCACCAGCGACGGGCTCGATTTTTCAGGCAACGAGATCACGCAATTGGCGATCGCCGATGCCGTCTCGCTGCTCAAGCCGGTGCTGGAGGATCCGTCCATCCTCAAGATCGGTCAGAACCTGAAATACGATCTCCTGATCTTCCGCCGCCTCGGCATCGAGGTGGCCTCGATCGAGGACACGATGCTGATGTCCTATGCGCTCGAAAGCGGCCTCAACGGCCATGGCATGGAGGAATTGTCGGAGAAGCATCTCGGCCATAAGCCGATCGCCTATAAGGAGGTCGCAGGGAGCGGCAAGAGTGGCGTCACCTTCGACAAGGTGCCGCTCGACCGCGCCACCCATTACGCCGCCGAGGATGCCGACATCACCTTGCGCCTGTGGATGCTGTTCAAGGAGCGCCTGGCGCGCGAGCACAAGACCACCGTCTATCAGACGCTGGAGCGTCCGCTTGTTCCCGTGCTCGCCAATATGGAGCGCGAGGGCATTCTGGTCGACCGCGCCGTGCTGGCGCGCCTGTCGGGGGAATTCGCCGCTTCAGGCGCCGACATCGAGAAGCAGGTCTATGAGCTCGCCGGCGAGCGCTTCAATATCGGCTCGCCCAAGCAATTGGGCGACATCCTGTTTGGCCGCATGGGCCTGCCGGGCGGGCGCAAGACCGCGACGGGCGCCTGGAGCACCGATTCGGATGTGCTCGAGGATCTCGCTACGCAGGGCATCGAATTCGCCCGCAAGGTGCTCGATTGGCGGCAGCTCGCCAAACTGCGCTCGACCTATACGGATGCGTTGCCGAGCTTCATCAATCCCGACACGGGGCGCGTCCACACATCCTACGCGATGGCCGCGACCTCGACCGGGCGGCTCGCCTCGACTGATCCTAATCTGCAGAACATTCCGGTGCGCACCGAGGAGGGGCGGCGTATCCGCGCCGCCTTCATCGCGCCTAAAGGCGCCAAGCTTATCAGCGCCGATTACAGCCAGATCGAATTGCGCGTGCTGGCGCATGTCGCCGACATTCCGCAATTGCGAAAGGCTTTCGCCGACCGGCTCGACATCCATGCCATGACGGCATCGGAAATGTTCGGCGTGCCGGTGAAGGGCATGGATCCTCTGGTGCGCCGCCAGGCCAAGGCCATCAATTTCGGCATCATCTACGGCATCTCGGCCTTCGGCCTCGCCAACCAGCTCTCCATCTCGCGCGAGGAGGCGGGAAACTACATCAAGACCTATTTCCAGCGTTTCCCCGGCATCCGTGATTACATGGAGGAGACAAAGAAGCGGGCGCGCGAAAAAGGCTATGTCGAGACGATCTTCGGCCGGCGCTGCCATTTCCCGCGCATCACGTCGCCAAACGCTTCCGAACGTTCTTTCATGGAGCGCGCCTCGATCAACGCGCCGATCCAGGGGGCGGCGGCCGACATCATCCGCCGAGCCATGATCCGCATGCCGGCGGCTCTCGCCAAGGCCGGTCTCGGCGCCCGCATGCTGCTGCAGGTGCATGACGAGCTCATCTTCGAGGCGGTCGATGCCGAGATCGAGGCGGTGAAGGAGTTGGTGCGCGACGTGATGGAGAAGGCGCCGGAACCGGCCGTCAAGCTCGCCGTGCCCCTGCAGGTCGATGCCCGCGCCGCCGACAACTGGGAAGCGGCGCATTGA
- a CDS encoding DinB family protein, whose product MTIAPITHPYLVSMAGYNGWMNGKVYDAAARLPREEIARDRGAFFKSILGTLNHLLFADLVWLGRFKDGRSRVSGESNVLLHEDLANLRQSRDALDLEIVNWANTLEEEWLARPFTFKTLKGDVEFTFPAALLVIQMFNHQIHHRGQVTTLLTQAGEDVGVTDILGLPGLEEMVHHSLAKRGQRWGAR is encoded by the coding sequence ATGACCATCGCGCCGATCACACATCCCTATCTCGTGAGCATGGCCGGCTATAATGGCTGGATGAACGGCAAGGTCTATGACGCCGCGGCGCGTCTGCCGAGGGAAGAGATCGCGCGCGACCGCGGCGCCTTCTTCAAATCGATTCTCGGCACGCTCAATCATCTTCTATTCGCCGATCTGGTCTGGCTGGGCCGCTTCAAGGACGGCCGGTCGCGCGTCAGCGGCGAGAGCAACGTCCTGTTGCATGAGGATCTCGCCAACCTGCGCCAGTCGCGCGATGCGCTCGATCTCGAGATCGTCAACTGGGCGAATACGCTCGAGGAGGAATGGCTGGCGCGGCCTTTCACCTTCAAGACGCTGAAGGGCGATGTCGAGTTCACCTTCCCCGCCGCCCTCCTGGTGATCCAGATGTTCAACCACCAGATCCATCATCGCGGCCAGGTCACGACGCTTCTGACGCAGGCCGGCGAGGATGTGGGCGTGACCGATATTCTCGGCCTGCCGGGATTGGAGGAGATGGTGCATCACTCCCTTGCGAAGAGGGGTCAGAGATGGGGGGCAAGGTGA